One part of the Microvirga sp. TS319 genome encodes these proteins:
- a CDS encoding polysaccharide pyruvyl transferase family protein, whose amino-acid sequence MLDTIIRQASSDQQMPKAGQGSQPLRVAILWKFPSLGLYSNSAFDDLFNAIGHNNGNLAFVHAIASQITNPVKFFGWTTPAEDLKASADIIVIPCANQLGKHTDFGDMAERLKASGLPIVAIGLGAQADSYDHDIELKEGTVRWAQVIGAARVSPTASNIYTRGAYTSGQLDKLGITGSLPGGCPSHFINQQKGLGHKIHKNWTEIGLPRAITVAAGHQAWMKTREIEHQLVSLMMDPSAPGQYVVQSMAEMVKVSRGIFDGIEEHALKGIHNHTVPHYSFDEFKAWCRNYVRSFYDVPAWMDSLRRYDLTIGCRYHGVALALQAERMGLTVTIDSRTRELCENTGVPHIAAEDLTAPITRFNLKKLIKFDPVAYDRHRSEAAAKYLDFLVANRLEPAPFLKRIAEGG is encoded by the coding sequence ATGCTAGACACCATCATCCGACAAGCCTCCTCCGATCAGCAGATGCCGAAGGCGGGACAAGGATCCCAGCCCTTGCGGGTCGCCATCCTCTGGAAGTTTCCCTCTCTCGGCCTGTATTCCAATTCTGCCTTCGATGATCTCTTCAACGCGATCGGGCACAACAACGGTAACCTGGCCTTCGTTCATGCCATCGCCAGCCAGATCACGAACCCCGTCAAGTTCTTCGGATGGACGACTCCGGCGGAGGATCTGAAGGCGAGTGCCGATATCATCGTCATCCCCTGCGCCAACCAGCTCGGCAAGCACACCGATTTTGGCGATATGGCCGAGCGACTGAAGGCATCCGGCCTCCCGATCGTCGCGATCGGACTCGGCGCTCAGGCCGACAGCTACGATCATGATATCGAGCTGAAGGAAGGGACAGTGCGCTGGGCCCAGGTCATCGGGGCGGCCAGGGTTTCGCCCACGGCCTCGAACATCTACACTCGCGGCGCCTATACGAGCGGCCAGCTCGACAAGCTCGGGATCACGGGATCGCTGCCCGGCGGATGCCCGTCGCACTTCATCAACCAGCAGAAAGGCCTCGGCCACAAAATTCACAAGAACTGGACCGAGATCGGCCTGCCGCGGGCCATTACGGTCGCGGCCGGCCATCAGGCCTGGATGAAGACGCGGGAGATCGAGCATCAGCTTGTCAGCCTGATGATGGACCCGTCCGCACCCGGCCAATACGTCGTCCAGTCCATGGCCGAAATGGTCAAGGTCTCCCGCGGAATCTTCGATGGGATCGAGGAACACGCCCTCAAGGGGATCCATAACCACACGGTTCCGCACTATAGTTTCGACGAGTTCAAGGCATGGTGCCGCAACTACGTGCGCTCGTTCTACGACGTGCCCGCCTGGATGGATTCGCTTCGCCGGTACGATCTGACGATCGGGTGCCGCTACCACGGCGTGGCTCTTGCCCTCCAGGCCGAGCGTATGGGCCTCACAGTCACGATCGACTCGCGGACCCGAGAGCTCTGTGAGAACACGGGTGTTCCGCATATCGCGGCCGAGGACCTGACGGCGCCGATCACCCGGTTCAATCTCAAGAAGCTGATCAAGTTCGATCCCGTCGCGTATGACAGGCACCGGAGCGAGGCGGCCGCGAAATATCTCGACTTCCTCGTGGCGAACCGTCTTGAGCCCGCCCCGTTTCTGAAGCGGATCGCGGAGGGAGGATAA
- a CDS encoding MATE family efflux transporter, with translation MSDKRSLSFEVSHHEILRIALPMMLAHLSTPLVGLVATGVVGRAGDAALIGGVALASVIFDVVFVSCNFLRGATTGFTAQAVGAGNRTEEQSMLLGAFVIAVGVGVTLVLLRRPIGILGLEVLGASGAAAEAARGYFTIRIWSAPFVLFNYVAFGWILGRGEAFLGLMLQTLLNGLGIALSLWWVLYLGWGLEGAALASVVAEAVTTAVGLVLVITRTSAAHWNPVGIWNTRRLRRLAAVNSDMMVRSLALLLGISFFTRQSAAMGIDILAANTILLRFYSVAISFLDGMATAAEQLAGRAVGARYRPAFDQMVRLTTGWGVGIAAGISFVIALTGGLVIDWMGPSTAVKHIAHEFLPWAVFLPLAGAVAFQMDGIFIGATWSREMRNMMLLSLAIYLAAWAVLTPAFGNHGLWMSFLIFLGARSIAFRLWMRRLVPRTFP, from the coding sequence GTGAGCGACAAACGAAGCCTATCCTTCGAAGTGTCCCACCATGAGATCCTGCGCATAGCCCTGCCGATGATGCTTGCCCATCTCTCGACACCACTTGTTGGGCTCGTGGCGACGGGCGTCGTCGGGCGCGCGGGAGATGCCGCGCTCATCGGCGGCGTGGCCTTGGCTTCCGTCATCTTCGATGTGGTATTCGTGTCCTGCAACTTCCTGCGGGGGGCGACCACAGGCTTCACAGCCCAGGCTGTAGGCGCTGGCAACCGCACAGAGGAACAGAGCATGCTGCTCGGTGCCTTCGTAATCGCGGTAGGGGTGGGCGTCACGCTCGTGCTGCTGCGGCGGCCGATCGGAATTCTGGGCCTTGAGGTCCTTGGTGCGTCGGGAGCGGCCGCAGAGGCAGCAAGGGGGTATTTCACGATCCGCATCTGGTCGGCACCGTTTGTTCTTTTTAACTATGTTGCATTCGGCTGGATCCTTGGGCGAGGGGAGGCGTTTCTCGGACTGATGCTGCAGACCCTGCTCAACGGACTCGGAATTGCCCTAAGCCTGTGGTGGGTGCTGTATCTCGGATGGGGTTTGGAGGGGGCTGCTCTCGCCAGCGTCGTCGCGGAAGCTGTCACTACTGCGGTAGGTCTTGTCCTCGTCATCACGCGCACCAGCGCCGCCCACTGGAATCCCGTAGGGATCTGGAACACCCGGCGCCTGCGCCGTCTGGCGGCCGTCAACTCGGACATGATGGTGCGCTCGCTCGCACTTCTTCTCGGAATCTCGTTCTTCACGCGACAGAGCGCGGCGATGGGAATAGACATTCTGGCCGCGAACACCATCCTGCTCCGGTTCTATTCCGTTGCCATCTCCTTCCTCGACGGGATGGCTACGGCAGCAGAGCAGCTTGCAGGCCGTGCGGTTGGCGCACGCTACCGCCCTGCCTTCGATCAGATGGTCCGACTCACCACCGGTTGGGGTGTCGGGATTGCGGCTGGTATCTCGTTCGTGATCGCTCTCACAGGGGGATTGGTGATCGATTGGATGGGGCCTTCCACGGCTGTGAAGCACATCGCTCATGAGTTCCTTCCTTGGGCCGTATTTCTCCCACTCGCCGGAGCGGTGGCATTCCAGATGGATGGCATCTTTATCGGCGCGACATGGTCGCGTGAGATGCGCAACATGATGCTGCTCTCACTAGCCATATATCTCGCGGCTTGGGCAGTTCTGACACCTGCCTTCGGGAACCACGGGCTTTGGATGTCCTTCCTGATCTTCCTTGGTGCGAGGAGTATCGCGTTCAGGCTCTGGATGCGCCGCCTCGTTCCTCGCACATTCCCCTGA
- a CDS encoding peroxidase-related enzyme (This protein belongs to a clade of uncharacterized proteins related to peroxidases such as the alkylhydroperoxidase AhpD.): protein MGYPVHELTLETLDWHPYVAPVDLQQATPEQLDALKVTPSNTKVSAYLLVLAQDAEILAERTPLYNDIMYSRGGLSRAERELGALAASVVNRCIYCASVHANRYITLSKRPGVVETIYREGADAELPPRDQAIFDYGVKLTRAPGSIDAEDLAALREVGLSDLEILDLTHAVSIFGWANRLMHTLGEARRQD, encoded by the coding sequence ATGGGCTATCCCGTGCATGAACTGACCCTCGAAACTCTGGACTGGCACCCCTACGTTGCTCCGGTCGACCTGCAGCAAGCGACCCCGGAGCAACTCGATGCTTTAAAGGTGACCCCTTCAAACACCAAGGTTTCTGCCTATCTGCTGGTGCTCGCTCAGGACGCGGAGATCCTGGCCGAGCGGACGCCGCTCTACAACGACATCATGTACAGCCGCGGTGGACTGTCACGTGCCGAGCGCGAGCTCGGAGCTCTCGCTGCTTCTGTGGTGAATCGCTGCATCTATTGCGCCTCGGTCCATGCCAACCGCTACATCACGCTGAGCAAACGTCCCGGTGTGGTCGAGACAATCTATCGCGAGGGGGCCGATGCCGAGTTGCCCCCCCGCGACCAGGCCATTTTCGACTATGGTGTCAAGCTGACGCGCGCACCTGGCTCTATCGACGCGGAAGACCTCGCTGCGCTGCGCGAGGTGGGCCTCAGCGATCTGGAGATCCTCGACCTGACGCACGCGGTTTCGATCTTCGGTTGGGCCAATCGCCTCATGCACACCCTGGGTGAGGCGCGGCGGCAGGATTGA
- a CDS encoding CMD domain protein, which produces MDLADPADIIDKAAGLNPATGVGTLRRERPEILRLSQASYRAALHPADPGNLSYVERAALACRMVRLLKDDTLAAHYAGLLDGEGAGSATATLVDPSITNAVDARTNAILRHVDLLTLSPEKATRGDVERLMSAGLTDRDVVTLTGLIAFVNYQARLVVGMRMLKGE; this is translated from the coding sequence ATGGATCTAGCCGACCCTGCGGATATCATCGACAAGGCAGCGGGCCTCAACCCCGCGACAGGGGTGGGCACCCTGCGCCGTGAGCGTCCGGAAATCCTGCGCCTGAGCCAGGCAAGCTACAGGGCCGCCTTGCATCCGGCTGATCCCGGTAACCTTTCCTACGTGGAACGTGCGGCGCTCGCATGCCGCATGGTCCGCCTCCTGAAGGACGATACGCTAGCCGCTCACTATGCCGGTCTGCTCGATGGTGAGGGAGCTGGCTCGGCCACGGCGACGCTCGTCGATCCTAGTATCACGAACGCCGTGGATGCCCGCACGAACGCGATCCTGCGCCACGTCGATCTGCTGACGCTTTCCCCTGAGAAGGCGACGCGTGGCGACGTCGAGAGACTCATGTCCGCTGGCCTCACCGACCGGGACGTTGTGACGCTAACGGGTCTGATCGCCTTTGTGAACTACCAAGCCCGCCTGGTGGTGGGAATGCGCATGCTGAAAGGCGAGTGA
- a CDS encoding NAD(P)-binding domain-containing protein — protein sequence MTHSLRDAGDHSLRALGARVEQDLAYLNYPPLNWLAPTTHSSGRPVSDVVVVGGGMCGLVAAFALTRAGIRNLRILDKNPEGFEGPWMTYARMETLRSPKQLLGPAYGMASLTFRAWFTAQFGTEAWEELFRIPRPMWMDYLRWYRSVLKLPVENGIEVTRVRPLDDLLELEIENGNQPAILTRRVVLANGREGLGAPTIPSFVRDLPRERWSHSSDEIDFAALRGKRVVVIGVGASAMDNAAVALEEGACEVRLLARRRKMPMINKLMGVGSYGMTAGFPKLSPAWRWRIMDYSFKQQTPAPRNSTQRVSRHPDAFFHFGYGIESMHVQDDEIVIRTQAGRNFVTDHVILGTGFSVNATSRPELAEYSDRIATWGDHYTPPAEAGNADLATFPWLGEDFSFMEKEPGTAPWLSKIHCFNYGATLSLGKVSGDIPAISEGAAWLARGVAASFFVSDVEHHWQALLDYAQPELQGDEWQDADAEKPAGVRIV from the coding sequence GTGACACATTCTCTTCGTGACGCGGGCGACCATAGCCTAAGAGCTCTTGGCGCTCGGGTAGAGCAGGATCTCGCTTACCTCAACTATCCGCCACTGAACTGGCTCGCTCCCACCACGCACTCCAGCGGACGACCCGTCAGTGATGTAGTGGTCGTCGGCGGAGGGATGTGCGGCCTTGTAGCCGCCTTCGCCCTCACGCGCGCGGGTATCCGGAATTTGCGCATCCTCGACAAAAACCCCGAAGGGTTCGAGGGTCCGTGGATGACCTATGCGCGGATGGAGACGCTACGCTCGCCCAAGCAATTGCTGGGGCCGGCCTATGGCATGGCTTCACTCACCTTTCGCGCATGGTTCACGGCGCAGTTCGGGACCGAGGCGTGGGAAGAACTCTTCCGTATCCCGCGGCCCATGTGGATGGATTACCTGCGGTGGTATCGCAGCGTGCTGAAGCTGCCGGTGGAGAACGGCATCGAGGTGACGCGCGTTCGCCCGCTCGACGACCTCCTCGAACTTGAAATCGAGAATGGCAATCAGCCTGCCATCCTGACGCGCCGTGTCGTTCTCGCCAACGGTCGTGAGGGACTGGGAGCGCCAACGATCCCGTCGTTCGTGCGGGACCTCCCACGCGAGCGCTGGTCCCATTCCTCGGACGAAATCGACTTCGCCGCCCTTCGTGGAAAGCGGGTGGTGGTCATCGGGGTCGGTGCCTCCGCGATGGACAACGCTGCTGTGGCGCTCGAGGAGGGCGCCTGTGAGGTCCGGCTTCTCGCGCGGCGACGGAAGATGCCGATGATCAACAAGCTCATGGGCGTCGGATCCTATGGAATGACGGCGGGCTTCCCGAAGCTGAGCCCCGCGTGGCGCTGGCGCATCATGGACTATTCCTTCAAGCAGCAGACGCCCGCGCCGCGCAACTCGACCCAACGGGTGAGCCGTCATCCCGACGCCTTCTTCCATTTTGGCTACGGCATCGAGTCGATGCACGTGCAGGATGACGAGATTGTCATCAGGACGCAGGCCGGTCGGAACTTCGTCACCGATCACGTGATCCTCGGAACCGGATTTTCGGTCAACGCGACGAGCCGACCCGAGCTCGCCGAGTATTCCGATAGAATTGCGACGTGGGGCGATCACTACACGCCTCCTGCCGAGGCAGGGAACGCCGATCTCGCGACCTTCCCTTGGCTCGGTGAGGATTTCTCCTTTATGGAGAAAGAGCCCGGCACGGCGCCCTGGCTATCGAAGATTCACTGTTTCAACTATGGCGCGACCCTGAGCCTGGGGAAGGTCAGCGGCGATATTCCGGCGATTAGTGAGGGAGCCGCGTGGCTTGCCCGAGGTGTGGCGGCCAGCTTCTTCGTATCCGACGTTGAGCACCATTGGCAGGCTCTTCTCGACTACGCGCAGCCGGAGCTTCAGGGTGACGAGTGGCAGGATGCCGACGCCGAGAAGCCGGCAGGCGTCAGGATTGTCTAG
- a CDS encoding ABC transporter ATP-binding protein: MEPIVHFDNVTKLYGQQKAVDALDLRIDPGKFVTLLGPSGCGKSTTLRMLGGFEIPNSGRILLGGKDVTRLPPNRRNVNIVFQDYALFPHMTVARNIAFGMELQGRKSDEIHRRVTELLNLVQLEAFADRMPAQLSGGQRQRVALMRALAPDPQVLLLDEPLSALDAKLRQQMQIELKSIQEKTGKTFLFVTHDQEEAITMSDQIVVMNQGRIEQIGDPHALYGRPRSRFVANFIGETNLLECIVEGADERSAALRWAGGPMRAAVNDVRPKSGDRIHVAIRPEAIQCAPEGQEGVNSLPGRVDQRIFKGNHTSLRIEIAPGCYLSALVDPVSSSRLTDPQVWVSWNEDSAVMLHD; encoded by the coding sequence ATGGAACCGATCGTCCATTTCGACAACGTCACGAAGTTATACGGCCAGCAGAAGGCCGTAGATGCCCTGGATCTCAGGATCGACCCTGGCAAGTTCGTGACCCTGCTCGGCCCGTCAGGCTGCGGCAAGTCCACGACCCTGCGCATGCTGGGAGGCTTCGAGATCCCGAATTCCGGCCGCATCCTTCTCGGCGGCAAGGACGTGACGCGCCTTCCACCCAACCGGCGCAACGTGAACATCGTGTTCCAGGATTACGCGCTGTTCCCGCACATGACGGTGGCGCGCAATATCGCCTTCGGAATGGAGCTTCAGGGCCGGAAATCGGATGAGATCCACCGCCGTGTCACGGAACTGCTCAATCTCGTCCAGCTCGAGGCCTTTGCCGACAGGATGCCCGCGCAGCTCTCCGGCGGCCAGCGCCAGCGCGTTGCCCTGATGCGGGCACTCGCGCCCGATCCCCAGGTGCTCCTGCTCGACGAGCCCTTGAGCGCCCTTGATGCGAAGCTGCGTCAGCAGATGCAGATCGAGCTGAAATCCATCCAGGAGAAGACCGGGAAGACTTTCCTGTTCGTAACGCACGATCAGGAAGAGGCGATCACCATGTCGGACCAGATCGTTGTGATGAACCAGGGGCGTATCGAACAGATTGGCGACCCGCATGCGCTTTACGGCAGGCCGCGCAGCCGCTTCGTGGCGAACTTTATCGGGGAAACCAACTTGCTCGAGTGCATCGTCGAAGGAGCCGACGAGCGGAGTGCTGCGCTCAGGTGGGCTGGGGGTCCCATGCGTGCCGCCGTTAACGACGTTCGCCCCAAATCGGGCGACCGCATACACGTGGCTATTCGTCCTGAAGCCATCCAGTGCGCCCCGGAGGGGCAGGAGGGCGTCAACAGCCTGCCTGGACGAGTCGACCAGCGCATTTTCAAAGGCAATCACACCTCCCTGAGGATCGAGATTGCTCCAGGGTGCTACCTGAGTGCCCTCGTGGATCCCGTCTCCTCGAGCCGGCTGACCGATCCGCAGGTCTGGGTAAGCTGGAACGAGGACAGCGCCGTGATGCTCCACGATTAG
- a CDS encoding ABC transporter permease: MRENPALVDMPRMLLTAAYWAFVLYLLAPLALMMLMSFKDANFIAFPIGKWTLDWYAKSLQDQQFLSAFAYSLLIAISSTVAATIIGVWIALLISAEGIWARAVIFALACIPAVVPGMISAISLRIFVRTIDMQTGTEAIILGHTVHAVPFVVVMVLTRLRAMPRSLVDAARDLGADPIIAFFRVTLPFLWPAVIGGMIFCMLLSIDDFVRTFFLGGYQATLPMLIFAKIQGGMSPEINAMATLVLVATAAVGLYAEHFTRSSRAR, translated from the coding sequence ATGCGCGAAAATCCCGCCCTGGTCGATATGCCACGCATGCTGCTCACAGCAGCCTACTGGGCTTTCGTCCTTTACCTTCTTGCGCCTTTGGCCCTGATGATGCTCATGAGCTTCAAGGACGCGAACTTCATTGCCTTTCCGATCGGAAAATGGACGCTCGACTGGTACGCCAAGTCACTTCAGGACCAGCAGTTCCTGTCAGCGTTCGCCTATTCTCTCCTGATCGCCATCAGCTCGACCGTCGCGGCCACGATCATCGGGGTTTGGATTGCGCTCCTGATCTCCGCCGAGGGAATCTGGGCCCGGGCCGTGATCTTCGCGCTCGCGTGCATCCCGGCAGTGGTTCCAGGCATGATCTCGGCCATTTCCCTGCGCATCTTCGTCCGCACCATCGACATGCAGACAGGGACCGAGGCGATCATTCTCGGACACACCGTGCACGCTGTCCCCTTTGTCGTCGTCATGGTCCTCACACGCCTTCGCGCCATGCCGCGCAGTTTGGTCGATGCCGCACGAGATCTCGGCGCTGATCCCATCATCGCCTTTTTCCGTGTGACGTTGCCCTTCCTGTGGCCGGCAGTGATTGGCGGCATGATCTTCTGCATGCTGCTCAGCATCGACGACTTCGTCCGCACCTTTTTCCTCGGCGGCTACCAAGCGACCTTGCCGATGCTCATCTTCGCCAAAATTCAGGGAGGCATGTCGCCTGAGATCAATGCGATGGCGACCCTCGTCCTGGTGGCGACCGCCGCTGTCGGCCTCTACGCCGAGCATTTCACCCGCAGTTCGAGAGCCCGCTGA
- a CDS encoding ABC transporter permease, translated as MTQGATSAAHPPDERRAAPHYGSVFGHLASSTLYRSTIGAIVETRIGRLFLLVIVPLIWIVVFNLGPLFQVIRISFLANYPLEEGAEAAYTLSNYTAFFQEPIYYIPFIRSLIFSALATVVTLIVVYPIAYYIAKIVRPQRRTKALLLLLVPFWAGEIIRTFSVIMLLANRGAINMLLRELGLIDRPIPMLYSYFSLSFGVVYLVCLYMLLPLYSAIEKIPSPLLDAAADLGAGPLTRFRRVVLPLSRDGIVSGCSLVFLTCIGVFATPMLLGGPNTSLFPETIGAFFHGASDKWPIGAAFATILLVASLITAGLFMRVVGDRTTRLM; from the coding sequence ATCACTCAGGGCGCAACGAGCGCCGCTCATCCCCCCGACGAACGCCGGGCAGCTCCGCACTACGGATCAGTCTTTGGTCACCTGGCGAGCTCGACACTCTACCGCTCGACCATCGGTGCCATCGTCGAGACGCGTATCGGGCGGCTCTTCCTGCTCGTGATCGTCCCTCTGATCTGGATCGTCGTGTTCAATCTTGGACCTCTGTTCCAGGTGATCCGTATCAGCTTTTTGGCGAACTATCCCCTGGAGGAAGGCGCCGAGGCAGCCTACACCCTTTCCAACTACACGGCTTTCTTCCAGGAGCCGATTTACTACATCCCCTTTATCCGCAGCCTGATCTTCTCGGCGCTGGCGACAGTGGTGACGTTGATTGTCGTCTATCCGATCGCCTACTACATCGCGAAGATCGTCCGCCCGCAGCGGCGCACCAAGGCCCTGCTGTTGCTGCTGGTGCCCTTCTGGGCGGGCGAGATCATTCGGACGTTCTCAGTCATCATGCTCCTGGCGAACCGCGGCGCAATCAACATGCTGCTCCGTGAGCTCGGGCTGATCGACCGGCCGATCCCGATGCTCTACAGCTATTTCTCTCTCAGCTTCGGCGTGGTCTATCTCGTCTGCCTCTACATGCTGCTGCCGCTCTACTCGGCAATCGAGAAGATTCCCTCACCTCTGCTTGATGCCGCGGCCGACCTCGGAGCAGGTCCGTTGACTCGTTTTCGCAGAGTCGTTCTGCCACTGTCGCGCGATGGAATCGTATCAGGCTGCAGCCTGGTATTCCTGACCTGTATCGGCGTGTTCGCGACGCCGATGCTGCTCGGGGGCCCCAACACGTCCCTGTTCCCCGAGACGATCGGCGCCTTCTTCCACGGCGCGAGCGACAAATGGCCCATCGGGGCAGCTTTCGCCACCATCCTCCTGGTCGCCTCCCTGATCACGGCAGGGCTCTTCATGCGGGTCGTCGGCGATCGGACAACGAGGCTCATGTAA
- a CDS encoding extracellular solute-binding protein, whose product MDVRTTRRSALKILGGGALSVPYIIRPRPGWAATQVLNITTYDKFLPKEFVDKFQRDTGIEVRIRLTDDQGKQYNLLTAEASKPSTDIVTVAGHRFAQFVDSKLLAPLDTGRIANWKNLISVYQDSPWLRINGNIWGTPILAGYEGLVRNTEQVKDTDSWGVMFDPKYEGLTSYIVGDFLSITMLYLGHDGDFVSYMGKSQEAQKATNEARDFLIKNKGMLRKFYDAGSEVQQMFINEDIYLAQAWSGPAAKLIMEGHPVELSVPKEGTYGFVYTLNLVNNAPNAENAYKFLDAVLASPEVGASMTRQSGFASTFSGVDKLLNERERKAAALPQAQVERIRFFSSQNRDMKNEMVDRASAEIKAA is encoded by the coding sequence ATGGACGTCAGGACGACACGCCGATCCGCACTGAAGATTCTCGGTGGAGGCGCGCTCTCTGTGCCCTACATCATTCGCCCGCGGCCGGGCTGGGCGGCGACCCAGGTGCTCAACATCACGACCTACGACAAATTCCTGCCCAAAGAATTTGTCGACAAATTCCAGCGTGATACGGGCATCGAAGTCCGCATCCGACTTACGGACGACCAGGGCAAGCAGTACAACCTGCTGACGGCGGAGGCGTCTAAGCCCTCTACAGACATCGTCACGGTCGCGGGCCACCGCTTCGCGCAGTTCGTCGATTCGAAGCTGCTCGCTCCGCTCGACACGGGGCGCATCGCCAACTGGAAGAACCTCATCAGTGTCTATCAGGATTCGCCCTGGCTACGCATCAACGGCAACATCTGGGGCACGCCTATTCTTGCTGGGTACGAAGGTCTGGTGCGCAACACCGAGCAGGTGAAGGACACCGACAGCTGGGGTGTGATGTTCGATCCCAAGTACGAGGGCCTTACCTCGTATATCGTCGGTGACTTCCTTTCCATCACAATGCTCTATCTCGGCCATGACGGCGACTTCGTCAGCTACATGGGCAAATCTCAGGAGGCCCAGAAAGCGACCAACGAGGCTCGCGACTTCCTGATCAAGAACAAAGGCATGTTGCGCAAGTTTTACGATGCCGGCTCGGAAGTGCAGCAGATGTTCATCAACGAGGACATCTATCTTGCGCAGGCCTGGTCCGGTCCCGCGGCCAAGTTGATCATGGAAGGTCACCCAGTCGAGTTGTCTGTGCCCAAGGAAGGCACCTACGGCTTCGTCTACACCCTCAACCTGGTGAACAACGCGCCGAATGCCGAGAACGCATACAAGTTCCTCGACGCGGTGCTCGCCTCGCCGGAGGTCGGCGCGTCCATGACTCGCCAGTCCGGCTTTGCCTCAACCTTTAGCGGCGTGGATAAACTGCTGAACGAGCGCGAGCGGAAGGCAGCGGCCCTGCCACAAGCTCAAGTCGAGCGCATCCGCTTCTTCAGCTCACAGAACCGCGACATGAAGAACGAGATGGTCGATCGCGCGTCCGCCGAGATCAAAGCCGCCTAA
- the tdh gene encoding L-threonine 3-dehydrogenase: MKALVKAHATPGLWLHEEPVPTIGPEDVLVRVRKTGICGTDIHIYTWDEWASRTVAVPMVVGHEFAGEIVEKGSAVRDLDLGQRVSGEGHVIGMRSRAARGGRFHLDPETRGIGVNIQGAFADYVKIPAFNIVPLPDEIDDEIGAILDPLGNAVHTALSFDLVGEDVLITGAGPIGIMSAAVARHVGARHVVITDVNPKRLALAGEVADVVPVDVSKEDLASVMGRLGMKEGFDIGLEMSGAPAAFEQMIDHLVVGGKIAMLGIPARPFQVDWTKIVFRMITVKGIYGREMFETWHKMLSLLQSGLSVRKVITHRFDVAEYERAFEVMKRGDSGKIILNWTS, translated from the coding sequence ATGAAAGCGCTCGTTAAAGCCCACGCGACTCCCGGCCTTTGGCTGCACGAGGAGCCCGTCCCGACTATCGGGCCGGAGGACGTCCTCGTGCGCGTGCGCAAGACGGGGATCTGCGGAACCGACATCCACATCTACACGTGGGACGAGTGGGCGAGCCGCACGGTTGCGGTGCCGATGGTCGTTGGCCATGAGTTCGCCGGTGAGATCGTCGAGAAAGGCTCTGCGGTCCGCGATCTCGATCTCGGCCAGCGCGTGTCCGGCGAGGGGCATGTAATCGGCATGAGGAGCCGGGCGGCGCGCGGTGGGCGGTTCCACCTCGATCCCGAGACGCGAGGCATCGGCGTCAACATTCAGGGAGCCTTCGCGGATTACGTCAAGATTCCCGCCTTCAACATCGTGCCTCTTCCCGACGAGATCGACGACGAGATCGGCGCCATTCTCGATCCCCTGGGCAATGCGGTGCACACGGCGTTGTCGTTCGACCTCGTGGGCGAGGACGTGCTGATCACCGGCGCCGGCCCTATCGGGATCATGAGCGCAGCCGTTGCGCGGCACGTCGGCGCTCGGCATGTCGTCATTACCGACGTTAACCCGAAGCGCCTTGCACTCGCGGGCGAGGTCGCCGACGTGGTGCCCGTTGACGTATCCAAAGAGGATCTTGCCTCCGTCATGGGACGGCTCGGAATGAAGGAGGGATTCGACATCGGCCTCGAGATGAGCGGCGCCCCTGCCGCGTTCGAGCAGATGATCGATCATCTCGTCGTGGGTGGAAAGATCGCAATGCTCGGCATCCCTGCGCGGCCCTTTCAGGTCGATTGGACGAAGATCGTGTTCAGGATGATCACGGTGAAGGGCATCTACGGACGCGAGATGTTCGAGACATGGCACAAGATGCTTTCCTTGCTGCAATCGGGCCTCAGTGTGAGAAAGGTTATTACACATCGCTTTGATGTTGCGGAGTACGAGCGCGCCTTCGAGGTCATGAAGAGAGGTGACAGTGGCAAGATCATCCTGAACTGGACTTCCTGA